The Quercus robur chromosome 7, dhQueRobu3.1, whole genome shotgun sequence genome has a segment encoding these proteins:
- the LOC126692883 gene encoding protein trichome birefringence, with amino-acid sequence MDNNAVKNIPNINGGTLISDLKSLFFILKTRRTVVFVYGFMLAFVAFTIFLAFSPSSNSASPWFTNIFSSSSTTTDGDSDRSQSSSIFSYFFPNNTSPQTTNTYRSTNTTFQPPSPNKELQNHPQTTPVSDKGKVPNSNQTSTTFQSPSPSKELQNHTQTTLVSDKGKVPNPNQTILVAPESPVAEANHTTTVPVNSVPSVNKEPTSVNNQTQSVENSDKGKVLNTNQTSISAPAKAPVAKNQSLSSLGSPSKSNSDEAGKGASLLKKQGNESKSGVSVKKGGDSLVESLINCDFFDGEWVRDDSYPLYKPGSCSLIDEQFNCILNGRPDKDYQKMKWKPKGCNLPRLDGSRLLDLLRGKRLVFVGDSLNRNMWESLVCILRNSAKDKSKVYEANGRHYFRGEASYSFIFKDYDCTVEFFVSPFLVREWELPDKNGSKKETLRLDLVGRSSDQYKGADFIIFNTGHWWTHEKTSKGKDYYQEGSHVYGELNVLEAFRKALTTWARWVDANINPSKSQVFFRGYSDTHFSGGQWNSGGQCDHETQPIKNETYLRPYPPKMTVLEKVLKGMKTHVTYLNITRMTDFRKDGHPSIYRKRYLSKEERRSPLRFQDCSHWCLPGVPDAWNEVFYAELLIKQHKMQQHQKRP; translated from the exons atgGATAATAATGCTGTAAAGAACATCCCCAATATCAATGGAGGAACCTTGATCTCAGACCTCAAAAgcctcttcttcatcctcaaAACAAGAAGAACCGTTGTTTTTGTATATGGGTTCATGCTTGCTTTTGTTGCTTTCACTATTTTCTTAGCTTTCAGCCCCTCTTCTAACTCTGCCTCTCCTTGGTTCACCAACATCTTCAGTAGTAGTAGCACCACCACCGACGGTGATTCTGATAGATCTCAATCCTCTTCTATTTTCTCCTACTTCTTCCCCAACAACACTTCCCCACAAACCACTAATACTTATAGATCTACTAATACCACATTCCAACCTCCTAGTCCCAACAAAGAGCTTCAAAACCATCCTCAAACTACGCCGGTTTCTGATAAGGGTAAAGTCCCAAACTCAAATCAGACTAGTACCACATTCCAATCTCCTAGTCCCAGCAAAGAGCTCCAGAACCATACTCAAACTACACTGGTTTCTGATAAGGGTAAAGTCCCAAATCCAAATCAGACTATACTTGTTGCCCCAGAATCTCCGGTGGCAGAAGCGAATCACACTACAACCGTGCCTGTGAATTCTGTTCCTAGTGTGAATAAAGAACCAACTTCTGTGAATAACCAAACTCAAAGTGTAGAGAATTCTGATAAAGGTAAAGTTTTGAACACCAATCAGACTTCAATATCAGCCCCGGCAAAAGCTCCTGTGGCTAAAAATCAGAGTTTGAGTTCATTGGGTTCTCCAAGTAAGAGTAATTCTGATGAGGCAGGGAAAGGCGCTTCCCTGTTGAAGAAACAGGGCAATGAGAGTAAATCAGGTGTTTCGGTGAAGAAGGGAGGGGATAGTTTGGTGGAGTCTTTGATTAACTGTGATTTTTTTGATGGGGAATGGGTGAGAGATGATTCGTATCCGCTTTACAAACCTGGGTCTTGTTCGCTGATTGATGAGCAGTTCAATTGTATTCTTAATGGTAGACCTGATAAAGATTACCAGAAGATGAAATGGAAGCCTAAGGGGTGCAATCTTCCTAG GTTGGACGGAAGTCGCTTATTGGATTTGTTGAGAGGCAAGCGGCTAGTTTTTGTTGGTGATTCTCTGAATAGGAATATGTGGGAGTCTCTAGTTTGCATCTTGAGGAACTCAGCGAAAGATAAGAGCAAGGTTTATGAAGCCAATGGTAGACATTATTTTCGAGGGGAAGCATCATACTCTTTCATATTCAAA GATTATGACTGCACTGTAGAGTTCTTTGTATCTCCTTTCTTAGTTCGAGAATGGGAATTGCCAGACAAAAATGGATCAAAGAAGGAAACTCTTCGTCTTGATTTAGTAGGGAGATCTTCTGATCAATATAAAGGAGCAGATTTTATCATCTTTAACACTGGACACTGGTGGACTCATGAAAAAACTTCTAAAGG GAAAGACTATTATCAAGAAGGAAGCCATGTCTATGGTGAATTGAATGTTCTTGAGGCATTTCGAAAAGCTTTAACTACATGGGCCAGATGGGTTGATGCCAATATAAATCCATCGAAGTCTCAAGTTTTCTTCAGGGGTTATTCCGACACCCATTTCAG TGGTGGACAGTGGAATTCTGGTGGGCAATGTGATCATGAGACTCAGCCCATCAAGAATGAGACATATCTGAGGCCATATCCACCCAAGATGACCGTACTGGAGAAAGTACTCAAAGGGATGAAAACTCATGTCACCTACTTGAATATTACAAGAATGACAGATTTCAGGAAGGATGGTCATCCATCAATTTACCGGAAGCGGTACCTGTCTAAGGAGGAAAGGAGATCACCATTGAGGTTCCAAGACTGCAGCCATTGGTGCCTACCTGGTGTTCCTGATGCATGGAATGAGGTTTTCTATGCCGAGCTCTTAATAAAACAGCATAAAATGCAGCAACATCAGAAGAGACCTTAG
- the LOC126692884 gene encoding homeobox-leucine zipper protein HOX11-like encodes MELALSLGDAPKSFTFLDKTPKLSNKDLGFCMGLGTSSGSRSSDEKTRETRESEEDDGDERRRVSSDPPLQLDLLPFTPVLRTHQPSQLRFPWLTDNLASEPGSSDGPGRGLDVNRFPTVATAAEETDDGAALSSPNSTVSSFQMDFCVRNGGRSKRDLDVETERASSRASDDEENGSTRKKLRLSKEQSAFLEESFKEHSTLNPKQKLALAKQLNLRPRQVEVWFQNRRARTKLKQTEVDCEYLKRCCETLTEENRRLQKELQELRALKTSQPFYMQLPATTLTMCPSCERVATTTTTTSGTNGNTNNNNNNTTTNTNNTTNSAAMSLAKARLYPFSSQVQAHMQQAPAHQAAS; translated from the exons ATGGAACTAGCTTTGAGTCTTGGTGATGCACCGAAATCATTCACGTTTCTTGACAAAACTCCTAAGTTGTCTAACAAGGATCTTGGGTTCTGCATGGGCTTAGGAACCAGTAGTGGATCAAGATCATCGGATGAGAAAACAAGAGAGACCCGTGAGAGTGAAGAAGACGATGGTGATGAAAGAAGAAGAGTTTCTTCAGATCCACCACTTCAGCTTGATCTTTTACCTTTCACACCTGTTCTTCGCACCCACCAACCTTCACAGCTTCGCTTTCCTTGGCTTACTGATAACT TGGCATCTGAACCGGGTTCTTCGGATGGACCGGGAAGAGGGTTGGATGTGAACCGGTTTCCGACGGTGGCGACGGCGGCGGAGGAGACAGACGATGGCGCAGCGCTGTCTTCTCCAAATAGTACAGTTTCATCGTTTCAGATGGATTTCTGTGTAAGAAATGGTGGAAGAAGCAAGAGAGATTTGGATGTTGAGACTGAGAGAGCAAGTTCAAGGGCGAGTGATGATGAGGAAAATGGTTCCACTCGGAAGAAACTCAGGCTCTCCAAAGAACAGTCTGCTTTTCTTGAAGAGAGTTTCAAAGAGCACAGTACTCTCAACCCA AAACAAAAGCTGGCTCTGGCAAAACAGTTAAACCTTCGTCCTAGGCAGGTGGAAGTTTGGTTTCAAAATAGAAGAGCAAG GACGAAGCTAAAGCAGACAGAAGTAGATTGTGAGTATTTAAAGAGGTGCTGTGAAACACTGACAGAGGAAAATAGGAGGTTACAAAAGGAACTGCAAGAACTAAGAGCTTTGAAAACCTCTCAACCTTTCTACATGCAACTCCCTGCAACCACTCTCACTATGTGCCCATCTTGTGAACGCGTGGCCACCACTACCACAACCACTTCAGGTACCAATGGgaacaccaacaacaacaacaacaacaccaccaccaacaccaataATACTACTAATTCAGCGGCTATGTCACTTGCTAAAGCTAGATTATATCCTTTTTCTTCTCAAGTCCAAGCTCACATGCAACAGGCCCCAGCTCACCAAGCAGCTTcatga